A DNA window from Vigna angularis cultivar LongXiaoDou No.4 chromosome 1, ASM1680809v1, whole genome shotgun sequence contains the following coding sequences:
- the LOC108325990 gene encoding cellulose synthase A catalytic subunit 8 [UDP-forming], with product MASMAEKEVPKLKLKPRRVKGHDDSTTCCISSRERSHLLVTSGDDGRVCWFDLRCPDVPQLVMDVSVEPVSSICFKSGMEDTIYAASGKEIKGFDVRLAAAQWKPLESYNYNKEEINKVVCNSKSSFLAAADDNGEVKIIDIRQQCLYKTLRAGHTSICSTVEFLPWRSWEVISGGLDSMLMLWDFSKGRPYKVVDFATFDVSSSVAGRCVNPAFVHAIAVPEVDMVDKLDKICAVARGDGAINVINIETEMSSTKSKSSSNSRKGSHSRSKDGSSSSKTEADQNEKKRLHLDYTLGGHTAAISSLAFSMFGERGKFLISGGNDKLVKVWNWSLFLEAGLSEDDNNDILHLNIEVPRKVNWLCTTSADTDNLVVCDTSKIVKVYSIKVLQNQKMVQSGVPLCHTCGEQVGLNDNGEVFVACHECNFPICKDCFEHELNEDHRVCMKCGTPYEERTKKEEDFHEIEVHENQSTMASEISNSQDVGLHARHVSSVSSVDNEVKEESGKSFWKNRVESWKGKDKKNKKKKAAPNVENEASVPPEQQMEETRPNASAAAPLSVIIPMSKSKIAPYRTVIIMRLIILGLFFHYRVTNPVDSAFPLWLTSIICEIWFAFSWVLDQFPKWCPVNRQTFIDNLSARFEREGETNELSAVDFFVSTVDPLKEPPLITANTVLSILAVDYPVDKVSCYVSDDGAAMLTFESLVETADFARKWVPFCKKFSIEPRAPEFYFSQKIDYLKDKVQPSFVKERRAMKRDYEEYKVRVNALVAKALKTPEEGWTMKDGTPWPGNNSRDHPGMIQVFLGHTGARDTEGNELPRLVYVSREKRPGYQHHKKAGAENALVRVSAVLTNAPFILNLDCDHYVNNSKAVREAMCFLMDPEVGRELCYVQFPQRFDGIDRSDRYANRNTVFFDVNMKGLDGIQGPVYVGTGCVFNRHALYGYSPPSMPSIPRSSCCCCPSKKSTTDGVYRNAKREELQAAIHNLKEIDNYDDNERSMLISQMSFEKTFGLSTVFIESTLMENGGVPESADPSMLIKEAIHVISCGYEEKTEWGKEIGWIYGSVTEDILTGFKMQCRGWKSIYCMPLRPAFKGSAPINLSDRLHQVLRWALGSVEIFLSRHCPLWYGFAGGRLKWLQRMAYINTIVYPFTSLPLIAYCCLPAICLLTGKFIIPTLSNVASVLFLGLFLSIIITSVLELRWSGVSIEDLWRNEQFWVIGGVSAHLFAVFQGFLKMLAGVDTNFTVTAKAAEDGEFGELYLVKWTTLLIPPTTLIIVNMVGVVAGFSDALNGGYESWGPLFGKVFFAFWVIFHLYPFLKGLMGRQNRTPTIVVLWSVLLASVFSLIWVKINPFVHKVDSEAISETCVAIDC from the exons ATGGCATCCATGGCGGAGAAAGAGGTGCCGAAGCTCAAGCTGAAGCCTCGACGAGTCAAAGGCCACGACGATAGCACAACCTGCTGCATTTCCTCACGCGAACGCTCTCATCTCTTAGTCACTTCCGGCGAT GATGGTCGTGTTTGCTGGTTTGATTTGCGATGCCCTGATGTGCCGCAACTAGTTATGGATGTTAGTGTGGAGCCAGTTTCGTCTATTTGTTTCAAGTCAG GGATGGAAGATACGATTTATGCCGCCTCTGGAAAGGAAATCAAAGGTTTTGACGTGCGATTG GCTGCTGCCCAATGGAAGCCATTGGAGagttataattataacaaaGAGGAGATAAACAAG GTTGTATGCAACTCAAAGTCCTCATTTCTTGCTGCAGCTGATGATAATGGTGAGGTTAAG ATAATTGACATTCGCCAACAATGCCTGTATAAAACACTACGAGCTGGTCATACAAGT ATATGTAGCACTGTGGAGTTCCTTCCTTGGAGATCTTGGGAAG TCATTAGTGGAGGTCTTGATTCAATGCTCATGTTGTGGGACTTCTCCAAAGGGCGCCCCTACAAAGTAGTGGACTTCG CTACTTTTGATGTGAGTAGTAGCGTTGCAGGCCGGTGTGTCAACCCTGCTTTTGTTCATGCAATAGCTGTTCCAGAAGTTGATATGGTAGATAAATTAGACAAAATATGTGCTGTTGCTAGGGGTGATGGAGCTATTAATGTGATTAATATCGAAACAGAAATGTCTTCTACAAAATCAAAAAGCTCTTCAAATTCTCGAAAAGGATCACACTCAAGATCAAAAGATGGTAGTTCGTCTAGCAAAACAGAGGCAGatcaaaatgaaaagaagaggTTGCATTTGGATTACACTTTAGGTGGTCATACTGCGGCTATTTCCAGCCT GGCATTTTCAATGTTTGGGGAAAGAGGAAAATTCTTGATATCCGGAGGAAATGATAAGTTGGTGAAGGTATGGAATTGGTCCCTTTTTCTAGAGGCTGGATTAAGTGAGGATGACAACAATGATATCCTACATTTGAACATTGAAGTACCTCGAAAA GTCAATTGGCTGTGTACCACCTCAGCTGATACAGACAACCTTGTTGTGTGTGATACGTCTAAAATAGTAAAGGTCTACTCCATA AAGGTGCTGCAAAACCAAAAGATGGTGCAGTCTGGTGTTCCCCTCTGCCATACTTGTGGGGAACAAGTGGGACTAAATGATAATGGGGAGGTGTTCGTGGCTTGTCATGAATGCAATTTCCCAATTTGCAAGGATTGTTTTGAGCATGAGCTCAATGAAGACCATAGGGTCTGCATGAAGTGTGGCACTCCCTATGAAG AGAGAACAAAGAAGGAGGAGGATTTCCATGAGATAGAAGTTCATGAAAATCAATCCACGATGGCTTCCGAAATCAGTAACTCTCAG GATGTTGGACTCCACGCTAGACATGTCAGTTCAGTATCCTCGGTTGATAATG AAGTAAAAGAAGAATCTGGAAAATCCTTTTGGAAAAATAGAGTTGAAAGCTGGAAGGGAAAGgataaaaagaacaagaagaaaaaggcTGCACCAAATGTAGAAAACGAGGCTTCCGTTCCACCTGAGCAGCAGATGGAAGAAACACG GCCCAATGCATCTGCTGCTGCGCCACTTTCAGTAATTATTCCAATGTCAAAATCCAAAATAGCACCATACAGAACTGTGATAATAATGCGATTGATAATATTGGGTCTTTTCTTTCATTATCGAGTTACCAACCCTGTTGATAGTGCTTTTCCTCTGTGGTTGACATCTATCATCTGTGAGATCTGGTTTGCATTTTCCTGGGTGCTAGATCAATTCCCTAAATGGTGTCCTGTCAATAGGCAAACTTTTATTGACAATCTGTCTGCAAG GTTTGAAAGAGAGGGTGAAACCAATGAACTTTCCGCTGTTGATTTCTTTGTCAGTACAGTGGATCCTTTGAAAGAGCCACCATTGATCACTGCCAATACGGTGCTCTCTATCCTTGCTGTTGACTATCCAGTGGATAAAGTATCATGTTATGTGTCAGATGATGGTGCTGCAATGCTCACATTCGAATCTCTTGTGGAGACTGCTGACTTTGCAAGGAAGTGGGTGCCATTTTGCAAGAAGTTTTCAATTGAACCAAGAGCACCCGAGTTTTACTTCTCTCAGAAGATTGACTACCTGAAGGACAAGGTTCAACCTTCTTTTGTGAAGGAGCGTAGAGCAATGAAG AGAGACTATGAAGAGTACAAAGTACGAGTTAATGCTTTGGTAGCTAAGGCTCTGAAAACACCAGAAGAAGGATGGACAATGAAAGATGGTACCCCTTGGCCGGGAAATAACTCACGTGATCACCCTGGCATGATTCAG GTTTTTCTTGGACACACTGGTGCCCGTGACACAGAAGGAAATGAACTTCCCAGGCTGGTTTATGTTTCCAGAGAGAAAAGACCAGGTTACCAACATCACAAGAAAGCTGGTGCAGAAAATGCACTG GTGAGAGTGTCTGCAGTTCTCACAAACGCTCCCTTCATTCTCAATCTTGACTGTGATCATTATGTTAACAACAGCAAAGCCGTTCGGGAAGCAATGTGTTTTCTCATGGATCCAGAAGTTGGTAGAGAATTGTGTTATGTGCAGTTCCCCCAAAGATTTGACGGTATTGATCGTAGTGATCGATATGCCAATCGTAATACAGTTTTCTTTGAT GTTAACATGAAAGGACTTGATGGCATTCAAGGACCAGTATATGTGGGAACTGGATGTGTTTTCAATAGACATGCACTTTACGGGTATAGCCCTCCTTCTATGCCCAGCATACCAAGATCATCGTGCTGTTGCTGCCCCTCGAAGAAGTCCACCACAGATGGCGTTTACAGAAACGCAAAGCGAGAAGAACTTCAAGCTGCTATTCATAATCTCAAGGAGATTGACA ATTATGATGACAATGAGAGGTCAATGCTGATTTCTCAAATGAGCTTTGAAAAAACTTTTGGCTTGTCTACTGTTTTCATTGAATCTACACTGATGGAGAATGGAGGAGTGCCTGAATCTGCAGATCCGTCAATGCTGATCAAGGAGGCCATTCATGTAATCAGCTGTGGATATGAAGAAAAGACTGAATGGGGAAAAGAG ATTGGTTGGATTTATGGTTCAGTAACTGAGGATATCTTAACGGGGTTCAAGATGCAATGTCGAGGATGGAAATCAATTTACTGCATGCCTTTGAGGCCTGCATTCAAAGGGTCTGCACCTATCAACCTGTCTGATAGATTGCACCAAGTCCTTCGATGGGCACTTGGATCAGTTGAAATTTTTCTAAGTAGACACTGCCCCCTCTGGTATGGATTTGCTGGAGGCCGTCTCAAATGGCTGCAGAGAATGGCTTATATAAACACCATTGTGTACCCTTTTACATCCCTTCCTCTTATTGCTTATTGCTGTTTGCCAGCCATCTGTCTCCTCACAGGAAAATTTATCATACCAACG CTCTCCAACGTTGCAAGTGTTCTCTTTCTTGGACTTTTCCTCTCAATCATAATAACCAGTGTGCTTGAGCTGCGGTGGAGTGGTGTTAGTATCGAAGATTTGTGGCGTAATGAGCAGTTCTGGGTGATTGGAGGTGTTTCAGCCCATCTATTTGCTGTGTTCCAAGGATTTCTAAAGATGCTGGCTGGTGTTGACACCAACTTCACTGTCACTGCTAAGGCTGCAGAAGACGGTGAGTTTGGTGAACTTTACCTTGTCAAGTGGACTACTCTCTTGATTCCTCCAACAACCCTTATCATTGTTAACATGGTTGGTGTTGTTGCTGGATTCTCTGACGCACTTAATGGGGGGTACGAGTCTTGGGGACCCCTCTTTGGGAAAGTGTTCTTTGCATTCTGGGTGATTTTTCATCTCTACCCATTCCTCAAAGGTCTCATGGGTCGCCAAAACCGCACGCCAACCATTGTTGTTCTCTGGTCAGTGTTGTTGGCCTCTGTCTTCTCTCTTATTTGGGTCAAGATAAACCCATTTGTTCACAAAGTTGACAGTGAAGCCATCTCCGAAACCTGCGTTGCCATAGATTGTTAA